In a genomic window of Parambassis ranga chromosome 24, fParRan2.1, whole genome shotgun sequence:
- the tmem200a gene encoding transmembrane protein 200A produces MTAAAGVLTGLAKLKRQDSARSQHRPFPASPGLANPAPEAAPRKRKRRTDVVVVRGRLRLYSASGFFLFLGLVILAIGIGMATLGYWPHTMPAGGNSMKTDVANASHEMQGTPSKETEGPLMRFLEQHLHSERMKMLGPFTMGIGIFIFICANAILHENRDRETKIIHMRDMYSTVIDIHRLRQKEQKLHHHRNSTCARETADLRAFGAEAAARLASNSLLAFSSRAGSVAGVGGSTEEAEVLLGEEEFHKHNEQAKLDCSFAGLLAPFYKDRPPCGSGLGLTRSDSVRHQWSVDVDGEKGGHHARSIVSSSISAFTLPVIKLNNCVIDEPEMEAITEEDRGGERRDGERSQPLSSMESLVVPVATVAKASKPPGLHRSNSASSSSRCSSFSSCSLSPAPSSTSGCWLSPGAARSDFGSNSSLHMLNSHSKSLDLERGPSMLSVHPEQRKHPSWPRLDRSNSSRSNSGNRGSSKGYMRLEDREEQGDRLLDVSHSATARRDYSKREKLLMISRSHNNLSFEHDEFNSSTLKRGSSETRF; encoded by the exons ATGACTGCGGCGGCCGGGGTGCTCACAGGCTTGGCCAAGCTGAAGCGGCAAGACTCAGCCCGCTCACAGCATCGACCATTTCCGGCATCACCGGGCCTTGCGAACCCCGCTCCTGAGGCAGCCCCCAG AAAGCGGAAGCGGCGTACCGATGTTGTCGTAGTACGTGGCAGGCTCCGCCTCTACTCAGCCTCTggctttttcctctttcttggATTAGTCATCTTGGCCATAGGGATCGGCATGGCGACACTGGGTTATTGGCCTCACACCATGCCCGCAGGAGGAAACAGCATGAAGACAGATGTGGCGAATGCGAGCCACGAAATGCAGG GTACGCCTTCCAAGGAGACTGAGGGTCCTCTGATGCGCTTTTTGGAGCAGCATCTGCACTCTGAGAGGATGAAGATGCTCGGGCCCTTCACCATGGGCATTGGGATTTTTATCTTCATCTGTGCTAACGCCATACTGCacgaaaacagagacagagaaacgAAG ATAATCCATATGAGGGACATGTACTCCACCGTAATCGACATCCACCGGCTCCGGCAGAAAGAGCAAAAACTGCATCACCACCGCAACAGTACCTGTGCAAGAGAAACTGCTGATCTTCGTGCCTTCGGGGCTGAGGCGGCAGCACGGTTAGCCAGCAACTCTCTCCTAGCGTTCTCCTCCCGGGCCGGCAGTGTCGCTGGAGTAGGAGGTTCTACAGAGGAAGCGGAGGTGCTGTTAGGGGAGGAAGAGTTTCACAAACACAACGAGCAGGCTAAGTTGGATTGCAGCTTTGCAGGTCTGTTGGCGCCTTTCTATAAGGACCGCCCACCCTGCGGTTCCGGGCTCGGGTTGACTCGCTCGGATTCAGTGCGCCATCAGTGGTCAGTGGATGTGGATGGGGAGAAGGGAGGACACCACGCACGCTCTATTGTCTCCTCCTCTATCTCAGCATTCACTCTGCCTGTTATAAAACTTAACAATTGTGTTATTGATGAGCCAGAGATGGAGGCAAttacagaggaggacagaggaggagagagaagagatggagagaggtcACAGCCACTGAGCTCCATGGAATCTCTTGTAGTTCCTGTAGCAACTGTTGCCAAGGCCTCTAAGCCTCCTGGCTTACACCGAAGtaactctgcctcctcctcctctcgctgctcctctttctcctcttgctctctttctcctgctccCTCATCTACCTCAGGCTGCTGGCTTTCCCCGGGAGCAGCACGGAGTGACTTTGGCTCCAACTCCTCTCTGCACATGCTCAACAGCCATTCTAAATCTCTAGACCTGGAACGTGGCCCGAGCATGCTGAGCGTGCACCCAGAGCAGAGGAAGCACCCCAGCTGGCCCCGACTGGACCGTAGCAACAGCAGCCGCAGCAACAGCGGCAATCGGGGCAGCAGTAAAGGCTACATGCGGCTGGAAGACAGGGAAGAGCAAGGGGATCGGCTCTTGGATGTGTCACATTCTGCAACAGCCAGGCGTGACTACAGTAAGCGCGAGAAGCTGCTAATGATATCCAGGTCACACAATAATCTGAGCTTTGAGCATGACGAGTTTAACAGCAGCACCCTGAAGAGAGGCAGCTCTGAGACTCGGTTCTGA